A portion of the Salminus brasiliensis chromosome 11, fSalBra1.hap2, whole genome shotgun sequence genome contains these proteins:
- the pgm2l1 gene encoding glucose 1,6-bisphosphate synthase yields MWSHEDLNANSDCLVNTGDPTLDKLINQWISWDKNGATREQIKSLVQEGRVEELRRRLGSRMTFGTAGLRAAMGAGFSRVNDLTVIQSTQGMYIYLAKCFPDLSSRGLVVGYDTRAQDCSGCTSERLARLTAAVMLCKDIPVYLFSTYVPTPFVPYAVKKIGAAAGVMITASHNRKEDNGYKVYWHNGAQISAPHDKEILRCIEENAEPWAESWNEDLVEDSPLRSDPLEDVCRWYMEELSTVCFQRELNARSPLKFVHSSFHGVGHSYVQRAFQAFGFPPPIPVPEQMNPDPNFSTVSCPNPEEGESVLELSLRLAEREGAKIVLATDPDADRLAVAEQCDNCGWKVFTGNELAALLGWWMLYNWKETHPDPAEADRVYMLATTVSSKILKALAQMEGFHFEETLPGFKWIGNKIHELTKTGKEVIFSFEESIGFLCGSMVLDKDGVSAAAVVSEMAAYLHTKNVTLNQQLQNIYDIYGYHISRTSYVLCNDPPTVKRIFNRLRNFEGEGVYPKICGGYSIAHIRDVTTGYDSSQPDKRSVLPVSKSSQMVTFTFHNGIVATLRTSGTEPKIKYYTEFCAPPGKRDTFSLEEELKKLTSALVEEYLEPEKNNLIRRSV; encoded by the exons ATGTGGTCACATGAGGACCTGAACGCTAACTCCGACTGCCTGGTGAACACTGGAGATCCCACTTTGGACAAACTGATCAACCAGTGGATCTCCTGGGATAAG aaTGGAGCGACCAGAGAGCAGATCAAAAGTCTGGTGCAGGAAGGGCGTGTGGAGGAACTCCGGAGGAGACTGGGCTCCAGGATGACTTTCGGAACCGCTGGTCTGAGAGCAGCTATGGGGGCTGGCTTTTCTCGAGTCAACGATCTCACTGTAATCCAGTCAACACAG GGTATGTACATATATCTGGCCAAATGTTTCCCTGATCTGAGTAGCAGAGGCTTGGTGGTTGGCTATGACACGCGAGCACAGGATTGCAGTGGCTGCACCAGTGAACG GCTTGCGAGGTTGACTGCAGCTGTAATGCTCTGTAAAGATAttcctgtttatctgttttCTACATATGTGCCTACCCCATTTGTG CCGTATGCTGTAAAGAAGATTGGGGCTGCTGCAGGTGTAATGATCACTGCTTCCCACAACAGAAAAGAGGATAATGGATACAAG GTGTACTGGCATAACGGTGCTCAGATTTCCGCACCGCATGATAAGGAGATCTTGCGCTGCATAGAGGAGAATGCTGAGCCCTGGGCCGAGTCCTGGAATGAAGACCTGGTTGAGGACAGCCCACTGAGGAGTGATCCACTGGAAGATGTCTGTCGCTggtacatggaggagctgagtaCGGTGTGCTTCCAAAG AGAGCTCAATGCAAGGTCTCCCTTGAAGTTTGTGCATTCATCTTTCCATGGAGTTGGCCATTCGTATGTGCAGAGGGCGTTTCAGGCATTTGGGTTTCCACCTCCTATCCCTGTACCAGAGCAGATGAATCCAGATCCGAACTTTTCCACTGTCAGCTGCCCTAACCCAGAAGAAGGAGAATCAGTTCTG GAGCTGTCCCTTCGCcttgcagagagagagggagccaAGATTGTTCTGGCTACAGACCCTGATGCAGATCGACTGGCTGTTGCAGAGCAATGTGACAA TTGTGGTTGGAAAGTTTTTACTGGGAATGAGCTGGCTGCATTGCTTGGTTGGTGGATGCTGTACAACTGGAAAGAGACGCATCCAGACCCAGCAGAAGCTGACAGAGTGTACATGCTGGCCACCACTGTCTCCTCCAAAATACTTAAAGCTTTGGCACAAATGGAGGGCTTCCACTTTGAG GAAACTCTACCTGGCTTCAAATGGATTGGAAATAAAATCCATGAGTTAACAAAAACAGGAAAGGAGGTCATTTTTTCCTTTGAAGAGTCCATTG GATTTCTATGTGGGAGCATGGTCCTTGACAAGGATGGAGtgagtgctgctgctgttgtctcTGAGATGGCAGCCTATTTACATACCAAAAATGTAACGCTTAATCAGCAACTTCAAAATATCTATGACAT TTATGGCTACCACATTTCCAGAACCTCCTATGTTCTCTGCAATGACCCTCCTACTGTCAAGAGAATTTTTAACCGCTTGCGCAACTTTGAAGGCGAGGGTGTATATCCAAAGATATGTGGTGGATACAGCATTGCACACATAAGAGATGTGACTACAGGTTATGACAGCAGTCAGCCTGACAAACGATCT gttcTCCCAGTGTCCAAAAGCAGCCAAATGGTCACGTTCACATTTCATAACGGCATTGTTGCCACACTTAGGACTAGTGGGACAGAGCCAAAAATTAAGTACTACACAGAGTTCTGCGCACCACCTGGAAAGAG